A genomic region of Colletotrichum destructivum chromosome 1, complete sequence contains the following coding sequences:
- a CDS encoding Putative alpha-ketoglutarate-dependent dioxygenase alkB 6, with protein MDWGAVNLPAALEDVRVTRLPPSSFYIADFISEEEERFLLQKIADAPKPRWKQLTHRRLQTWPSDLVKNKLIDAPLPQWLQEPVVSRILSLPFAVSPDSSNLFADSPHKRPNHVLINEYPPGDGPAYHPVVCTVSLGASICLNLYRSKEDGGLDLKPVARILQEPRSLLVTTESLYTDDLHGIADIEEDVQLSSETVVNWDLLRSKTDFAAGQNVRATRTSLTYRDVMQVSKLGAKFGMFGQK; from the exons ATGGACTGGGGAGCTGTGAATCTGCCCGCAGCCCTCGAAGACGTCAGAGTTACGAGGctcccgccgtcgtccttcTACATCGCAGACTTTATTtcggaggaagaggaacgGTTTCTGCTGCAAAAG ATAGCTGATGCGCCGAAACCCCGCTGGAAGCAACTGACTCATCGACGTCTCCAAACATGGCCATCCGATCTCGTCAAGAACAAGCTGATTGACGCCCCCTTGCCACAGTGGCTACAGGAGCCTGTGGTCTCGCGAATTCTCTCCTTGCCCTTCGCTGTCAGTCCTGATTCGTCCAATCTGTTCGCCGACAGCCCTCACAAACGGCCGAACCACGTGCTGATCAATGAGTATCCCCCGGGA GACGGGCCCGCCTATCATCCAGTCGTGTGCACTGTCAGCCTGGGAGCAAGTATATGCCTGAACCTCTACCGGAGTaaggaggacggcgggtTAGATCTGAAGCCCGTAGCACGCATTCTTCAGGAGCCCAGAAGCCTCCTCGTCACGACCGAGAGCCTCTACACCGATGACCTGCATGGCATTGCCGATATCGAGGAGGACGTCCAGCTCTCCTCCGAGACAGTTGTGAACTGGGACCTCTTGCGATCGAAAACGGATTTCGCTGCCGGCCAAAACGTGCGCGCAACCCGAACAAGCCTCACATATCGCGACGTAATGCAGGTTTCGAAGCTGGGGGCCAAATTTGGAATGTTTGGGCAGAAATGA
- a CDS encoding Putative small GTP-binding protein: protein MATTVDKIKDIEAEMAKTQKNKATSFHLGQLKAKLAKLKRELLTPSGGGGGGGAGFDVARTGVASIGFIGFPSVGKSTLMSKLTGQHSEAAAYEFTTLTSVPGQVTYNGAPLQIIDLPGIIEGAKDGRGRGRQVIAVAKTCHLIFIVLDVNKPLTDKRVIETELEGFGIRINKSPPNITFKKKEKGGLNITSTVPLTHIDHDEIKAVMNEYRINSADIAIRCDATIDDLIDVLEAKSRNYIPVIYVLNKIDAISIEELDLLYRIPNAVPISSEQGWNLDELMEAMWDKLKLVRVYTKPKGKLPDYSQPVVLRSNRCTVEDFCNQIHRSILEQFKTAIVYGKSVKHQPQRVGLSHELADEDIVTIVKR from the exons ATGGCGACTACGGTGGACAAG ATCAAAGACATTGAGGCCGAA ATGGCCAAGACCCAAAAGAACAAGGCCACGTCCTTCCACTTGGGCCAGCTTAAGGCCAAGCTCGCCAAACTCAAGCGCGAGCTGCTGACGCCCTcaggcggtggcggcggcggtggcgccggcttcgacgtcgcGCGCACGGGTGTCGCGAGTATTGGCTTCATTGGCTTCCCGTCCGTGGGCAAGAGTACCCTTATGAGCAAGCTGACGGGCCAACActccgaggccgccgcctacGAGTTCACGACCTTAACGTCCGTCCCGGGTCAGGTCACATACAACG GTGCGCCGCTGCAAATCATCGACTTGCCCGGTATCATCGAAGGAGCCAAGGACGGCcgcggtcgcggtcgacAGGTCATCGCCGTAGCCAAGACGTGCCATCTCATCTTCATTGTACTCGACGTCAACAAGCCCCTGACGGACAAGCGCGTCATCGAGACGGAGCTCGAGGGCTTCGGCATCCGCATCAACAAGAGCCCTCCCAACATCACattcaagaagaaggagaagggcggccTCAACATTACGAGCACTGTGCCGCTGACGCATATCGACCATgacgagatcaaggccgtcatGAACGAGTACCGCATCAACTCGgccgacatcgccatccGCTGCGACGCCACTatcgacgacctcatcgacgtcctcgaggccaagagccGCAACTACATCCCAGTCATCTACGTCCTCAACAAGATCGACGCCATCAgcatcgaggagctcgacctcCTGTACCGCATCCCCAACGCCGTGCCCATCAGCTCCGAGCAGGGCTGGAACCTTGACGAGCTGATGGAGGCCAT GTGGGATAAGCTAAAGCTCGTCCGCGTCTATACCAAGCCCAAGGGCAAGCTGCCAGATTATTCTCAGCCCGTCGTGCTCCGCTCGAACCGGTGCACGGTCGAAGACTTT TGTAACCAAATCCACAGGAGTATTCTCGAACAGTTCAAGACCGCCATTGTGTACGGCAAGTCTGTAAAGCACCAGCCTCAGCGCGTCGGACTTTCCCACGAGCTAGCCGATGAGGATATCG TGACAATCGTCAAGCGCTGA
- a CDS encoding Putative 3-oxo-5-alpha-steroid 4-dehydrogenase, polyprenol reductase, which produces MVSLALITEAFPALTPAQWCQAFFGISSASILAMQVIPKAAQHLLLDYGARSPVTTISDDRSKEAAGPEGSNVFNDLVKAVASVGQIPHSWFMHFYIASVAGSALWAWQYLQGGSAITSIASQQAASGTPSMSLEQTVLVWTLMALQGARRLYECLIVMKPGSSKMWFVHWLLGLGFYLCMSVSVWVDGSASLLETTKSNHGSLLSLPTIVGTAVYVYGWSNQHLCHEYLASLKKYSLPDQGLFRYIVCPHYTCECLIYLGLAVAAAPEGRFINRTLLCAFWFIVTNLGTTADGTKQWYAQRFGNGKVADRWRMIPFIF; this is translated from the exons ATGGTCTCCCTTGCACTCATCACCGAAGCCTTTCCGGCCCTGACACCGGCACAATGGTGCCAGGCTTTTTTCGGAATCTCTTCGGCATCCATCCTGGCCATGCAGGTGATCCCCAAGGCGGCTCAgcacctccttctcgactACGGGGCGCGCTCGCCAGTCACCACCATCAGTGATGACCGGTCGAAGGAAGCAGCCGGGCCTGAGGGATCGAATGTCTTCAACGACCTCGTCAAAGCAGTGGCTTCGGTCGGCCAGATTCCGCACTCGTGGTTCATGCACTTCTACATTGCGTCCGTCGCGGGCTCGGCTTTGTGGGCATGGCAGTACCTCCAGGGTGGTTCGGCCATCACATCCATCGCTTCGCAACAGGCGGCTTCCGGGACCCCGTCCATGAGCCTCGAACAGACGGTGCTTGTGTGGACGCTGATGGCGCTGCAAGGCGCGAGGAGGCTCTATGAATGCTTGATTGTGATGAAGCCAGGATCTTCTAAGATGTGGTTCGTCCATTGGCTGCTCGGGCTAGGCTTCTACCTCTGCATGAGCGTATCCGTCTGGGTCGACGGTTCAG CTTCTCTGTTAGAGACAACCAAGTCCAATCATGGGAGCCTGCTGTCGTTGCCCACCATTGTGGGAACGGCTGTGTACGTGTACGGCTGGTCCAACCAGCACCTATGCCACGAATACCTGGCCAGCCTCAAGAAGTATTCACTGCCGGATCAGGGCCTTTTCCGATATATCGTCTGCCCCCACTATACTTGCGAATGTCTCATCTATCTGGgccttgccgtcgccgcggcgcccGAGGGCCGGTTTATCAATCGCACCCTCCTATGCGCCTTCTGGTTCATCGTCACCAACCTTGGCACAACAGCTGATGGAACCAAGCAGTGGTATGCGCAAAGGTTTGGCAATGGAAAGGTAGCTGATAGATGGAGGATGATACCATTCATCTTTTAG
- a CDS encoding Putative ankyrin repeat-containing domain superfamily → MDAQNAAGSDKPKPVAAAEKRPGNHQPDESKEPNNKSAKTADESIKSPPHLPKDIKPSLTVSRAPLAADDPPADRDSDAETIVLPGKDGHSPSKVRKVKHEDRSDGEPPTAMVPRKIRDASASRDGDKEKTGANPLRPSETASSLALKKKRLHDQSARTKDGSSGLSSAPTSPPHHMRRSGGHSDSDTGADRRKSPKLSMKDRAKSTDRTIPHKRKAPRADSEDEAENRKVRRQRIISIHNISIERANRLAKEAKSSSSSKREHDGHSGSRTRSVSPHHPRAHRRSVSTQLPANSSNGLSHKKKRLPPPLQSTDYHSDESSASGSPHPRSSKLRNLSTPATAESNMSPAKIAPHKKHLDAHGQTFLARACARGEYDLAKQRLGERPEDLNVADYAGNTPLQIAAINGYEDIVKLLIDAGCNLDCVNYDKDTPLLDAVDNGHLGVVRLLLNAGVNPRKANLSGEEPLDRVSDDLENADEFRAALVEAKSRQGDRRRTSEDHHQTDHLDSRSSHGPDSPRRSPAPSASHASGRRAGTVRANKTSNHLLYMSLDDKTLRQAAGKGDEETVTRILQVKDGCDDSEAMVAAARGGHEVVIQLLLALGGANPDPAPVSSMPPEFATPMLAAIGQENIKVVRLLLDQGNFDPTRRFKGETYYEIARRRQGTNWKDEEHMLKEAYDAYRKSHRDIAKTKSPIRRERERDRERDRDRDQDRETKRQGRNELKDEARAHKRNLSSPSHDPEKRKKLSTRNVTSPKEKRRADSFNDDQTSPKRAPGRPKKEDRVPTIAVSDREASPALSQKQSARSVKRAESDVAMSSEGEAAKPRRKLVSKGELRGEREKNRRASMVSATSSIKDPSSPRDPKHDDHPEKPKIEPLSEKYHDRTKALKRDESRDRLSVSGDNPSKRHRSSVTPPHSITGEKEEGEAPVKRRRLDVDGKERRPKSTASPDDPHRASRDAPPRSKSSLRDHDDSDRRPPKIKTDSEGHRRESGKSSNSDKSSIHVKSEDVDVEMPDASEVKDTIEADSRSKKERDEEKRRLEEKERRREEKRQEERKRREAEAEEIRKKEEERRQREAEEKKREAEQKQREAEEKRLKEEEEAKQREEQERRRKIELEKKRQEEELRQRREAEEKKRREEEERRLREEEEKKRRQEELQRKEEEARKQREEEERLRKEQIEREAAEEARRLREEEERKERERKERLHREEMERKRAAKEAEQRRIIEEQERLRLAKLPPLLRWLDGCPNPRTPELAAKFKHMQGVRYDTIRPQATGTADGREQWMLNTQAALLLGEKDLALSRYTAWEHIPVSDLAKKVIWRLESDRYALVNESLYELGTDLSNYYGDGQDPFKMSYRMKERLRGEAREKFLKLDMFFVKVSDLMFIVPSIPHLRSLKMSVEYRELPEDEGQLYGWKVPQKWKQDPDADRFYGFAPRNKYYINGVMVEEQKPGMSATSSTPFPEKRAPRKGLQQVFPGDPDYARVCKEQGLEHLLNGTNPPTLSNGGHLSPRSQSNATETSTETSHGPQAIVSGPAATSAPAPASALTEARLLPNGVHGVSALGSN, encoded by the exons ATGGATGCGCAGAATGCTGCCGGGTCCGACAAGCCGAAGCCCGTCGCTGCTGCGGAGAAGCGACCGGGCAATCACCAGCCTGACGAGTCCAAGGAGCCAAACAACAAGTCTGCAAAGACTGCCGACGAGTCCATCAAATCCCCACCTCATCTGCCTAAGGACATCAAGCCTAGCCTAACCGTATCGCGTGctcctctcgccgccgacgaccccCCTGCCGATCGAGACTCGGATGCCGAAACCATCGTGCTGCCGGGGAAGGATGGTCACTCGCCCTCCAAGGTGAGGAAGGTAAAGCACGAAGATCGCAGCGATGGAGAGCCCCCGACTGCCATGGTTCCCCGCAAGATTCGTGATGCTAGTGCTAGCAGAGAcggcgacaaggagaagacgggcgccAATCCTCTCCGCCCGTCTGAAACCGCGTCGTCGCTCGCATTGAAGAAGAAACGTCTACACGATCAATCCGCCAGGACCAAAGATGGTTCCAGTGGCCTCAGCTCGGCTCCAACCTCGCCTCCCCACCATATGCGTCGATCTGGTGGGCACTCCGACTCCGATACGGGCGCTGACCGTAGGAAATCTCCCAAACTGTCGATGAAAGACCGAGCCAAGTCCACCGATAGGACAATACCCCACAAACGCAAAGCTCCCAGGGCAGATtcggaggacgaggcggaaAATCGAAAGGTCCGACGGCAACGCATCATCTCGATACACAACATCAGCATCGAACGTGCGAACCGCCTGGCCAAAGAAGCAaagtcctcctcgtcatcaaaGAGAGAACACGACGGTCATTCAGGATCACGCACTAGATCCGTATCTCCCCACCACCCACGTGCCCACCGGCGGAGTGTTTCGACGCAGCTTCCTGCAAACTCCTCCAATGGCCTAAGCCACAAGAAGAAGCGTTTGCCTCCCCCCTTGCAATCGACCGATTACCATTCGGACGAGTCCTCCGCCAGCGGTAGCCCTCACCCTCGGAGCTCCAAGCTTCGCAACCTCTCCACCCCAGCCACCGCCGAGTCGAACATGTCACCTGCGAAGATTGCACCTCACAAGAAACACCTCGACGCGCATGGCCAAACCTTCCTCGCCAGAGCATGTGCCAGGGGTGAATACGACCTCGCCAAACAAAGACTGGGCGAGCGACCCGAGGACCTCAACGTAGCCGACTACGCTGGTAACACTCCACTGCAGATCGCCGCAATTAATGGCTACGAAGACATTGTGAAGctcctcatcgacgccggctGCAATCTGGATTGTGTGAATTATGACAAGGACACACCATTGttggacgccgtcgacaacgGGCATTTGGGAGTCGTGAGGCTCCTTCTGAATGCAGGCGTCAACCCAAGGAAGGCCAACCTGAGTGGCGAAGAACCTTTGGATCGAGTCAGCGATGACTTGGAGAATGCAGACGAGTTTCGGGCCGCGCTCGTCGAAGCAAAGTCCAGGCAGGGTGACAGAAGACGCACGTCTGAGGACCACCACCAGACCGATCACCTTGACAGCCGCTCTTCTCACGGACCAGACAGCCCTCGACgatcgccggcgccctctGCTTCCCACGCCAGTGGCCGCCGGGCCGGTACTGTGAGGGCGAACAAGACGAGCAACCACTTGCTGTACATGTCactcgacgacaagaccCTTCGACAAGCTGCTGGAAAGGGAGACGAGGAGACTGTGACACGCATCCTGCAGGTTAAAGACGGTTGCGACGATTCGGAAGccatggtcgccgccgctcgagGTGGCCACGAGGTGGTGATCCAACTGCTGCTGGCGTTGGGCGGCGCAAACCCAGATCCAGCCCCCGTCTCGAGCATGCCCCCCGAGTTTGCAACACCCATGCTGGCCGCGATCGGTCAAGAAAATATCAAGGTTGTCAGGCTGCTCTTGGATCAAGGAAACTTTGATCCAACCCGGCGGTTCAAGGGGGAGACTTACTACGAAAtcgcgcggcggcgccaaggaACGAATTGGAAAGACGAGGAGCACATGCTCAAGGAAGCTTACGACGCGTATAGGAAGTCGCATCGTGACATTGCCAAGACGAAATCTCCGATCAGGCGCGAGCGCGAAAGGGATCGTGAAAGGGATCGCGACAGAGACCAAGACCGTGAGACGAAGCGTCAAGGCCGCAACGAACTCAAAGACGAAGCTCGGGCGCACAAGCGCAACCTCTCTAGCCCCTCTCATGATCccgagaagaggaagaagctgtCCACTCGAAACGTCACCAGCCCCAAGGAAAAGCGAAGGGCTGATTCCTTCAACGATGACCAAACTTCACCAAAGCGTGCTCCTGGCAGGCCCAAAAAGGAAGACCGGGTGCCAACAATTGCTGTTTCGGACCGAGAGGCATCCCCTGCATTGTCACAGAAACAATCGGCCAGGTCGGTGAAGCGAGCAGAATCCGACGTTGCCATGTCGTCTGAAGGGGAGGCTGCCAAGCCTCGTCGAAAGTTGGTTTCCAAGGGGGAACTCCGcggcgagagagaaaagaatCGACGCGCTAGCATGGTGTCTGCCACTTCGTCCATCAAGGATCCCTCGAGCCCCCGCGACCCGAAGCACGATGATCACCCCGAAAAGCCAAAGATCGAGCCCTTGTCAGAAAAGTATCATGACCGCACCAAGGCCCTTAAGAGGGATGAGTCCAGAGATCGGCTCTCTGTCTCGGGCGATAACCCTTCCAAGAGGCATCGTTCCAGCGTTACTCCACCTCACTCGATCacgggcgagaaggaggaaggcgaAGCTCCCGTAAAGCGAAGAAGGCTCGATGTTGACGGTAAAGAGCGACGACCGAAATCGACAGCATCTCCCGACGACCCCCACCGAGCTTCTCGCGATGCCCCTCCGCGGTCCAAGTCAAGCCTGAGGGATCACGACGACAGTGATCGTAGACCGCCTAAAATCAAGACAGACTCAGAAGGACATAGAAGAGAATCCGGCAAGTCTAGCAATAGCGACAAGTCAAGCATCCATGTCAAGTCCGAGGACGTTGACGTCGAGATGCCCGATGCGTCAGAAGTGAAAGACACGATTGAAGCAGACTCTCGCTCAAAGAAGGAacgcgacgaggagaagaggcgcctggaagaaaaggaaagacgacgagaagaaaaacGGCaagaggagaggaagcgccgtgaggccgaagccgaggaaattcgcaagaaggaagaggaacgCCGACAGCGGGAGGCTGAAGAGAAGAAGCGAGAAGCCGAGCAGAAACAGCGCGAGGCCGAAGAGAAGCGAttgaaggaggaagaagaggccaAACAACGCGAAGAGCAGGAACGCAGGCGCAAAATCgagctggagaagaagcgTCAGGAAGAGGAATTACGGCAGCGGCGTGAGGCTGAAGAGAAGAAACGccgcgaggaagaagaaagacgactccgcgaggaagaggagaagaagcgccgCCAAGAGGAGTTGCagaggaaggaagaggaagcccGCAAGCAgcgcgaagaagaggaaaggcTCCGCAAAGAACAGATTGAGCGAGAGGCTGCCGAAGAAGCGCGACGTCTccgggaagaggaggagcgcaAAGAGCGTGAACGCAAGGAACGCCTCCATCGCGAGGAGATGGAACGTAAGCGGGCCGCCAAAGAGGCGGAGCAGCGCCGAATTATCGAGGAACAAGAGCGTTTACGCCTGGCAAAGCTCCCGCCTCTCTTGCGCTGGCTGGATGGTTGCCCCAACCCCAGGACGCCCGAACTCGCGGCTAAGTTCAAGCACATGCAAGGCGTGCGGTACGATACGATTCGTCCGCAAGCCACCGGCACGGCAGATGGTAGGGAGCAGTGGATGCTCAATACTCAGGCCGCCCTGCTTCTTGGAGAGAAGGACCTCGCCTTATCAAGAT ACACGGCTTGGGAACACATCCCCGTATCCGACCTCGCCAAAAAGGTCATCTGGAGACTCGAGTCAGACCGGTATGCTTTGGTCAACGAAAGTCTTTATGAGCTTGGGACGGATCTGTCGAATTACTACGGCGATGGCCAAGACCCTTTCAAGATGAGCTACCGCATGAAGGAGAGACTCCGTGGTGAAGCGCGGGAGAAGTTCCTTAAGCTGGACATGTTCTTTGTCAAA GTATCGGACCTGATGTTCATAGTTCCGAGCATCCCTCATCTCCGGAGTCTCAAAATGAGCGTCGAGTATCGCGAGCTTCCCGAAGATGAAGGTCAACTCTACGGGTGGAAGGTTCCGCAAAAGTGGAAACAAGATCCGGACGCTGACAGGTTTTACGGATTTGCGCCGAGGAACAAATATTACATCAACGGCGTCATGGTTGAGGAGCAGAAGCCTGGAATGTCTGCCACAAGCAGCACCCCTTTTCCTGAGAAGCGGGCCCCTCGAAAGGGACTGCAGCAGGTTTTCCCAGGCGATCCTGATTATGCTCGCGTCTGCAAAGAACAGGGGCTGGAGCACCTCTTGAACGGCACCAACCCCCCGACGCTGTCCAACGGTGGGCATTTGTCACCGAGAAGCCAGTCGAATGCTACAGAGACGTCGACTGAGACGTCACATGGCCCTCAGGCTATAGTTTCTGGCCCAGCAGCCACATCGGCACCAGCACCGGCATCGGCACTGACTGAAGCTAGGCTTCTACCGAACGGAGTTCACGGCGTCTCAGCTTTAGGTTCCAACTGA
- a CDS encoding Putative Tle1 phospholipase, alpha/Beta hydrolase, producing MATPPTPMKYSPKRLVVCCDGTWMNSESAYVKPTFWKPKGSLQIPSNVTRISRCFRRRCSDGRVQVIEYESGVGTGSNTLDTLTGGAFGIGLGERVRNIYSFLCANYCDGDEIVLVGFSRGAYIVRCVAGMIADLGLLTREGVEHFWPIFKDMENWNNHRYRDEFPTVPFDNKPKGEGAADVYRSRLEKLGMTRVRQEEGTGDIIKVKAVAVWDTVGSLGIPQIAWLNRLGIYASNQEFKFWDTSLSDRVEHAFQALALDETRYSFQPAVWERLEANKLSTDLRQVWFPGNHSNCGGGWNDQGMANITLAWMMDQLASIGVEFNHRALERCVEQSNTFYAELLKPKSTLKWATEPIYSQNHPLRPWGLGAIQKTPSLLYSLAGKITRSPGLYRQANAHTEALSGPFLKDTNERIHSSVRIRLACKGLGLNDVGVWDNPALKKNWKLVRKKAQYHDPVPNHPSWEPEEDRQECMEHPSQSDDGRWVWEYCGPDEKAPTSASARVMVEEPLGPYERHLLKLTGGNPNVYQNNHEKAR from the exons ATGGCAACCCCGCCTACTCCCATGAAGTACTCTCCAAAGAGACTGGTTGTGTGCTGTGATGGCACATGGATGAACTC GGAGAGCGCCTACGTGAAACCCACCTTCTGGAAGCCCAAGGGCTCCCTCCAGATCCCATCCAACGTGACTCGGATCTCGAGATGTTTTCGCCGTAGGTGCAGCGACGGTCGAGTGCAAGTCATCGAGTACGAGTCGGGCGTCGGCACGGGGAGCAACACCCTCGATACcctcaccggcggcgcctttGGTATTGGTCTCGGCGAA AGAGTCCGCAATATCTACAGCTTTCTCTGCGCAAACTActgcgacggcgacgagattGTCCTTGTCGGCTTCTCGCGGGGCGCCTATATCGTCCGCTGCGTTGCTGGAATGATCGCTGACCTGGGCCTCCTGACCCGTGAAGGGGTGGAGCATTTTTGGCCTATCTTCAAAGACATGGAGAATTGGAACAACCACCGCTACCGTGACGAGTTCCCTACCGTGCCGTTTGACAACAAACCCAAGGGTGAGGGGGCTGCGGATGTTTACCGGTCTAGGTTGGAGAAG CTTGGCATGACCCGTGttcgacaagaagaaggcacTGGCGACATCATCAAGGTCAAGGCTGTCG CCGTCTGGGATACCGTCGGTAGCCTAGGCATCCCCCAAATTGCCTGGTTGAACAGGCTTGGAATCTACGCATCGAACCAGGAGTTCAAGTTCTGGGACACGAGCCTTTCAGACAGAGTTGAGCACGCATTTCAGGctcttgcccttgacgaaACACGCTATTCTTTCCAACCCGCTGTGTGGGAACGCCTCGAGGCCAATAAGCTGTCGACGGATCTTCGACAGGTTTGGTTCCCTGGTAACCACTCGAACTGCGGCGGTGGTTGGAATGACCAGGGAATGGCCAACATCACGCTTGCTT GGATGATGGACCAGCTGGCTTCGATCGGCGTTGAGTTTAACCACCGCGCCCTCGAGCGCTGTGTGGAACAATCCAACACTTTCTATGCGGAGTTGCTGAAACCGAAGAGCACTCTGAAGTGGGCCACGGAGCCCATCTACAGCCAGAACCACCCTCTCAGGCCATGGGGTCTGGGCGCCATCCAGAAGACACCGAGCCTTCTCTATTCCTTGGCCGGAAAGATTACTCGCTCGCCCGGTCTGTACAGGCAGGCCAACGCGCACACAGAAGCTCTGAGCGGTCCCTTTCTCAAGGACACGAACGAGCGTATTCACTCCTCAGTACGTATTCGTCTGGCCTGTAAAGGCCTCGGTCTCAACGATGTTGGTGTGTGGGACAATCCAGCCTTGAAGAAGAACTGGAAGCTCGTCCGTAAAAAGGCCCAGTATCACGACCCGGTGCCGAACCACCCTTCTTGGGAGCCTGAGGAGGACAGACAGGAGTGTATGGAGCATCCTTCCCAGTCCGATGACGGCCGTTGGGTCTGGGAGTACTGCGGGCCCGATGAGAAGGCCCCTACCAGCGCTTCAGCGAGGGTCATGGTGGAGGAGCCTTTGGGACCGTACGAGCGTCACCTGTTAAAGTTGACGGGTGGCAACCCCAACGTGTACCAAAACAACCACGAGAAGGCTCGGTGA